The Pseudodesulfovibrio cashew genomic sequence CGGGTGTGGCCACTGCATGGCCGTCTGCCCCACTCAGGCCATCCGGCTCGACCGCTTCGATGATACGGGGGAGCTCCTGGACCGGAAGAATGCGGCCACGCCGGAGCAGGTGGTGCAATTGCTCAAGGGGCGCCGTTCGGTGCGCGCCTTCAAGAAGGAGCCGCTCCCCGAGGAGACCCTGCGCGAACTGCTCGACCTCACCGAGTACGCCCCCTCCGGGCACAATGCCCACCCCGTGCGCTGGAGCGTTGCGGCCACGCCCGAGCGGGTGGCCGAGGCGGCGCGTGCCACGGTGGACTGGATGCGGGGCGAGGTCGAGGCCGAAACGGAGAGGGCGGCCGCCCTGCACCTGGCGGGTATCGTCAAGGCCTGGGACAGAGACATCGACATCGTCTGCCGCGAGGCGCCCGCCCTGGCCGTGGCGCACGGTCCTGCCACGGGCATCACCCCCATGGAGGACGGCGTCATCGCCACGGCCTACCTCGAGCTGGCGGCCCACGGCCTCGGGCTGGGCGCGTGCTGGTGCGGTTACGTGCAGATGGCCGCCGGGACCGATGCCGCCCTGCGGGAGCTCCTCGGCATCCCGGAGGAGGGCCGGGTTTACGGCGCGCTCCTCCTCGGCAGGCCCGCCCGCCGCTACCGGTTCATACCGCCCCGTCCGGGCGCAAATGTGCATTGGGTCTGATATATAAGGAATACCCAACTGGACGGCAGGTTGAATTTCTGCAATGGATGGGCATGCGGTCCGCATCTCTTCGTTTTGTCCCTGTTCTGTGGGGTTTGCTCTTCCTGCTTTTCGCGGTTGATTGCCAGGCGCGCACGGTCCGGGTGGGCATCGGTTTCGCCATCCCGCCTTATGTGATCCGGGAGTCGCACGCGGGCATCGAGGTCGACGTCATCCGGGAGTCGCTCAAGGCCGCCGGGCTCGAGGTGGAATTTGTCTACCTGCCCAACCTCCGCCTGCCTGTGGAGTACGCCGCAGGCAACGTGGACGGCATCGCCACCAACACGGCCTATGATCTGGCCGGGGACTCCGGGCGCGAAACCTACTCTTCGGGGACCACCATTATTCTTCAGAACTATGCCGTGACTCTGCTTACCGCGGAGCCGGTGAATTCCTTTGACGACATGGAGGACAAGCGGGTGCTCGCCTTCAACAACGCCGTCAAATATCTTGGTCCCGATTTCGGGAAGATGACCAAACGGAACGACCGGTATTCCGAGCTGGCCGATCAGTCCCTCCAGGTCAGGATGCTCTATTCGGGCCGGGTGGACGTGGTCGTTGCGGACAAGCGCATCCTGCTCTGGTGGCGGGACAAGCTGGCCAACTCGCCCCTGGCCCAAAAGCTGGAACTGAAAAAGCCGTTGCGCTTCAACGCTGTGTTCCCGCCTTCGCCGCGCCACGTGGCCTTTGCCGATCCCGGCCTACGCGACGCCTTTGACCGGGGGCTCGATACGATCAGACGGTCCGGGCTCCATGCCGCCATCCTACAGCGGTATCTGAAATCCTACGCCGTGAAGTAGGGGCGCGCCACATGTTGTCACGCTCCCCGGCATGGGCTATCCTGCGCATCGAATGGAGCAACCGTCCGAACCAATCCCGGAGAAATTCATGAACCAAGCAATGGGGCCGCACTCGGCCGAAGACTACGCCGCGTTCATCGACAGGAACGTCCACAAGTTCCTGCCCAAGTTCAGCACCTACTGCGCCAACCCCGCCTCGTTCCATCCCGGCTGGAACTGGGCCGCCTTCTTCTTCACCTTCTGGTGGTATCTTTACAGAAAGATGTACCTCTGGGCCGCGCTCTGTTTCGTGACCATGTGGCTGCCCTATTTCAATCTGATCATCTGGATCGGCTGGGGCGTGGCCGCCAATTCCCTCTACTTCCGGCACGCCAACACCAAGATCGCCGAGGCCAAGGCGTTTTACGGCAGCGGTTATCAGGTATACCTGCGCGATGCCGGGGGCGTGAACACCTGGGTGCCATGGGTGGCCCTGCTTATCTCCGGCGGCTTCTTCCTGCTGGCCCTGCTTGGGTTTATCAGCATGGCCTTCTTCGCAGCCGCCTTCTGACTGCCGTCGATGGGCGTGCCGTCCACGCCCGGCGTGGGAGTCTGACCGTTCGTTGCCGCGTTTGTTTTGTGGCGCGGCGTGTGACCGGCAGTCATTTTCCTGCGCCCCCCATTGACCCGGCGGGGCGGGTGCCGTACCGTACCCCCATTTCGCCAACGAGCCTTCCGGGGGAACAATGTCCAGTCAAAACCACGCGTTCGGGTCCGTTCAGGTCGCCATAGACTACCACTCCATCACCACGCTCTTCGAGCGGGCCCACGCCGAGGGGCGCGACGCCCTGTTCGAGCACGAGGTTTACGACCTGCTGCGCGACTCCGGGGCCGAGACCCCGCCCCGCACCGTGCTTCTGGAGCGGGACGCGCGGCCGAGCGACGAGGAGCTCGACGCGTTGCCCGGCGAAAAGGTGGTCCTCAAGATCGTATCCCCGGCCATCGTGCACAAGACCGAGGTGGGAGGCGTGCGCGTGGTGGAGAATACTCCGGGCCAGGTGCGTTCGGCCTGGCGGCGCATGCTCCAGGAGGTCCCCGAGAATTTCGCGGCCATGCTTGAGCGCGACCCGGCTCACGCCCCGGCCCGTTATGCCGGGCTTTCGGGCGGAGAGCTGCTGGACGCGGTGCGGCGGGATATCTGGGGCGTGCTCATGGTCCAGTTTCTGCGCCCCGACTCCCAGGCCTTCGGCAACGAGCTGATCGTGGGTATCCGCCGGACCAGGGAGTTCGGCATGATCATCGGCGCGGGGCTGGGCGGCACCGATACCGAACTCTACGCCGAGCGTTTCCGCAAGGGACAGGCCATGGTCGCCACGTCCACTGCCCTGGCCGACGGCGAGGCCTTTTTCGAGCTCTTCCGCAACACCTTGTCCTACAAGAAACTGGCCGGGCTGACGCGCGGTCAGCGGCGCATCGTCACCGACGCCCAGCTCATCGAGTGCTTCTCCTCATTCATTGACATGGCCAACCATTACTCCCCGGAGAACCCGGACGCGCCCTTCGTCATCGAGGAGCTGGAGATCAATCCCTTTGCCTACGCCGACTATCTGATGGTCCCCCTGGACGGCATGTGCCGGTTCTCCCGTCCCGGTTCCCTCCCGGTCCCGCGTCCGGCGGGCAAGATCGGCAACCTGCTGCACCCGGAGACCATAGGCATCATCGGGGTCTCGTCCACGCGCCGGAATTTCGGGCGGATCATTCTGGACAACGTCATCGAGGCCGGATTCGATCCCGCGAAGATGACCGTGATCCGGCCCGGCCTGGAGGAGATCGGCGGTGTTCGCTGCGTCCCCTCACTGGCCGATCTTGAGGAAAAGCTCGACCTCTTCGTGGTCGCGGTGGGCGCGGAGCAGGTGCCCAGGTTGGTGGAGGATCTGGTGGAGCTGGACTGCGCCGAGTCGGTCATGCTCATTCCGGGCGGCATGGGCGAAACCGCCGAGAGCGAGGCGCGTGCCCGCGAGGTGATCGGCCGCATCCAGGCCGCCCACGCGCAGGGCGGCGGGCCGGTCTTTCTGGGCGGCAACTGCATGGGCGTGGTCTCCCGGCCCGGCAACTACGACACCTGGTTCATCCCGGACGAAAAGCTTCCCGATTTTTCTCACGGCAGACATCACCGGGCCGCGTTCATCTCCCAGTCGGGCGCGTTCATGCTCACCCGGCTCTCCCAGTGCCCGCTGTTGGACCCGGCCTACATGGTCTCGGCGGGCAACCAGACCGACCTGACCCTGGGCGATCTGCTGGGCTGGTTTGCCCAGAGCGATGAGGTGGACGTCATCGCGGTCTATGCCGAGGGCTTCAACGACATGGACGGGCTGGCCTTCTGCCGGGCCGTACGCAGGGCGGTGCTGGCCGGGAAGGAGGTCATCTTCTACAAGGCGGGCCGTACTCCGGAAGGGCGCTCCGCCACCAGCGGCCACACCGCTTCCCTGGCCGGGGACTACGTGGTCTGCGAGTCCTGCGTGCGCCAGGCCGGCGCCGTGGTGGCCGATTCCTTTACCCAGTTCGAGAACCTGTTCATGCTGGCCGAGCGGCTGCACGGCAAGACCATCCGCTCCAACCGCCTGGCCGCTGTATCCGGGGCCGGGTTCGAGGCAGTGGGCATGGCCGATTCCATCCAGTCGGACTCCTACCGCATGCGCCTTGCCGCATTGGCCGGCCCCACCAGAGAGCAGCTTGACGGATTATTCATGGACCACCGGTTGAGCAAGCTGGTCACCGTTACCAACCCTCTGGACATGACCCCGGCGGCCAACGATTTCGTGCACGCCGAGGCCATCCGCATCCTGGCGGGCGATCCCGGCGTGGACGCAGTGGTGGCCGGGCTGGACCCGCTCTCGCCGGTCATGCGCACCCTGGCCGACCCGGAGCACAAGGCTTTTGACTTCGCGGACGAGCGGTCCATCGCCGCCCGCCTGGCCGACCTGCTGCCCACGCTGGATACCCCGGTCATCGGCGTGGTGGACGGCGGACGGCTCTATGACCCGCTGGTGGATCGGCTCAAGGAGGCCGGACTGTGCACCTTCCGCACTTCGGACCAGGCTGTGGCCGCCATCGCCCAATACATCGAAGGCAGGCTGGCCGCCGACGCAATCCGGCGTTCGGCGCGCCAGGGCGCAATGTCCCGATAATAACTGACAGGGGTTTTTATTTTCCGTAAATTGTAGTCATGCGCAGGTATGTCCTTCTTGCCATGGCCTTCCTGGTCCTGCTCCCGGTCCCCGGCTGGGGCGCTGAATACTTGCATGTCATTTCCATGGTGGCCCCGCCGCGGGTCATGCTCATCGACGGCGAGGTCACCGGCATGGCGGCGGACCTGGTCAAGGAAGGACTTACGCGGGCCGGATACCAGTTCGATATCGAACTGGTCCCGTGGAAGAGGGCGCTGTACATGATTCAATCGGGCACTGCGGACGCGCTCTTCTACCCCATCTTCACCAAAGAGCGGACCGAGTACTTCCACTATTCTCCCACCCCCCTGTTCCGCATAGGGCTTGCCGCGCTGAAACGAGCGGATTCCGATATCGTGATTCGTCCCGACTTCGGAGGGCTCGACCACCTTGTCCTGGGCATCGGGCTGGGGTTCCAGTACGGCCCCAAGGGGAAGGAGTTCATGGAAAAAGCCCACTTTGTGAAAATCGAGGCCACTTCAAGCAATAATCTCGGGTTCCTGAAGCTGCTGGACGGTCGCATTGATCTTCTGCTCATGGACAGCACCCTGGCCACGCACTACCTGAAGCAGAGGTCGACCCTGGGCAAGGTTGACTTTGCCCGTGACGAGCAGGGACGCATTGCTATCCTCGACTATCGGGAAGGGTACCTGGTCTTTTCCAGGAAAACCGCTACCGCCGTGGATGCGGCTAATTTTTCCAAGGCGCTGGACTCCATGATACGAGACGGCACTTATGACGATATAGTCAATCGTTACAAGTGATCGGGCTGTTGTTGTCCCCAATCTTTCAGGATATCCTGCTTATTTATTGAATCCTTCCGGGATGTTTGCTACGGTTTGTCAGGCTGGGAAAACCAGGCCTGCGGTATGCCCGGACCCCCGCCCGGGCCGAAAACGCCGTGGAGGCGCACCGTGTCGGATGCCCATTACTACCAGGGATTGGCCAAGAGCATGATGTTCACCATCATCCTGGTCTCCTACGCTCCCCTGCTGCTCATCACCCTCATCGCCGGATACCAGTATTCCGTGGCCTACCGCGCCAAGGTGGACGCCCACCTGCGCGAGCTGGTGCTCAAACACGACCAGGCCGTGGACGCCTATCTGGAGGAGAAGGTCGAGGAGCTCCAGGTACTGGCGGAGGCCGTGGGGGTGGAGCGGCTGCGCGGCGACGCGGGTGTGGCCCGGTTGCACGACGTGCTGGCTCGGGTGCACGGCAGCGACTTCGTGGACCTGGGACTGGTTGACTGCAAGGGTGTTCAGGTGGCCTACTCCGGTCCATACAAGCTCCTCGGGGCGAACTACGCGGACGCCCCCTGGTATCGTGAGGTGCTGGAGCGCAAGGTCTTCATCAGCGACGTATCCCTGGGGTTGCGCGGGGTGCCGCACTTCACCATCGCCCTGCTCGTTCCGGTAAACGGCCAGGATTGGGTGCTCAGGACCACACTGGATTTCATCGGCTTCAACAAGCTGGTGGAGGACATCCTCGTCGGCGAGACCGGCATGGCCTACATCATCAACCGCAAGGGCGAATTTCAGACCACGCCACGCCGGGACATGTCCGGCGAGCTTTCCTTTCTGCGCAAGCTGGCCGCGGGCAGGGCAGGTGACAGCGAGCTGGCCCACGGCAGGGCCTCCATGACGGTCGAGACCAACCCGGCCACGGGCCGCGAGACCCTCTTCGTCACCAGCCCGCTCAAATCGGGCGATTGGCTGATGGTCTACCAGCAGGACGTTGACGATGCCTTTTCCGCCCTGGACCAGGCGCGCAACCTGGCCGTGGTGGTCCTGCTCCTCGGCGGCATCGCCATTACGGTCATGGCCTACCTCATGAGCCGCCGCATGGCGCGCAAGGTGGAGCTGGCCGACGTGGAAAAGGAGATGATGAACGAGCAGGTCATCGAGGCGGGCAAGCTGGCGAGCGTGGGCGAGCTGGCGGCGGGCATTGCCCACGAGATCAACAACCCCGTGGCGATCATGGTCGAGGAGGCCGGGTGGATTCAGGACCTTCTGGACGAGGGGCTGGACCAGGACGACAACGAGCGCGAGGTGCAGCGCGCCCTGCGCCAGATTCGCGAGCAGGGCGTCCGTTGCCGCGAGATCACCCACAAGCTGCTCAGCTTCGCGCGCAAGATAGACCCCACGGTGGAGCGCATCGACGTCAACGACATGATCATGGAGATGGTCGAGTTTTGCGAACAGCGGGCCCGCTACGCCAATGTGGCGATGGAGGCCAGCCTGGCCGACGACGTGGCCGAGGTGGAGGGGAGCGCCTCAGAGGTGCAGCAGGTGCTTCTCAACCTGATCAACAACGCCATCGACGCCATGGACCCCGGCGGCGGCAATCTCGACATCATGTCCCGCATGGAGGACGGCGTCGTGGCCGTGTCCATATCCGACACCGGGTGCGGCATCCCCCAGGCCAACCTGCAACGCATCTTCGATCCCTTTTTCACCACCAAGCCTGTGGGCAAGGGCACCGGGCTCGGACTGTCCATCATCTACGGCATCGTCCACAAGATGGGCGGCGACATCGCGGTCAAGTCCGTGGTGAACCGGGGCACGACCTTCACGGTCCGCTTTCCGGCCGCCGAGTCTTCGGAAACGGTGGATGCCGGTGACGGCGAGGAACTCTGACCGGGGCCAATGGAGGAGACAATGGCGGCACATCTTCTGCTTATCGACGACGAACAACCCTTCGTGGAGACCATGGCCAAGCGGCTGGGCAAACGGGGGTATACCGTGGCTACGGCTCTTAGCGGCGAGGACGGGCTCAAGGCCCTGGACGCGGACCACTCCGTGGACGTGGTCATCCTGGACGTGAAGATGCCGGGCATGGACGGCATCGAGACGCTGAAGCGGATCAAGGCGGAACACCCGTTGGTGGAAGTACTCATGCTCACGGGCCACGCCACCGTGGCCAGCGCCATTGACGGTATGAAAAGCGGGGCCTATGACTACATGATGAAGCCGTGTGATATCGACGAGTTGCTCGCCAAAGTAGGCGAGGCGTACGATCAGAAACAGGCCCGCGAGACCCGGATTTTGGAGGCGCGCGCACGGCATATCGAACTCAGGCGGGGGGATTGATGATCATGCCCGACACAGCCATTCGTGTGTTGCTCGTGGATGACGAGGCCGGATTCGTGGACGTGCTCAGGAAGCGCATGAACAAGCGCGGGTTCGCGGTGAGCACCGCCGTGAGCGGCACCAAGGGTATCCAGGCGCTGCGCGGGGATGATTTCGACGTGGCCGTGCTCGATCTCAAGCTCGAGGATATGGACGGCATCGAGGTCCTGGATATTTTCAAGAAGATGGTCCCGTCCATGCCGGTGATCATGCTCACCGGTCACGGCAGCGAGCAGGCCGCGCGGGACGGTATCGCGCGCGGGGCTTTCGACTACCTGCTCAAGCCGTGCGACCTGGATGATCTGCTGGCCAAGATCCGTGAGGCCGTGGGAGTCGAGTCATGACCTTCGACGTACTGCTGGTGGACGACGAGGCGGACTTCCTGACTCCGCTGCGCAAGCGCCTTGTCCGGCGCGGCCTTTCCGTGCGCGAGGCCAATGACGGCGAATCCGCGCTTGAGGCCATGACCGCCGCCCCGGCGGACGTCTGCGTGCTCGATGTGAAGATGCCGGGGATGGACGGGCTGACCCTGCTCACCCATATCAAGAACGAGTGGCCGCTGACCGAGGTGGTCATGCTCACCGGGCACGCCTCCCTGGAGGTCGCCCTCCGGGGCATGGAGCTGGGCGCGTTCGACTATCTCATGAAGCCCGTGGAGTTCGAGGAGTTGTTCTACAAGCTCGAGGACGCTGCCGGACGTAAACGGCTGCACGAGGAAAAGCTCCGTCGGTCCGAACCGGGCGGGCGGGTCGGGTAAACCATGTCCATCCTCGATTGGCTCCCCTTCACCGGGAAAAAGAAGAAGACTCCCGAGGAGCTGGCGGCTATCCGCCGGACCTTTGCCGCGCGCTACAACCATTTTCGGCTGCTCATCCAGGCCAACACCCGGGCGCACGATCTCATCGGCGAGTTAGAGGACGCCCTGCGGGGCTATACGCCTTACGGCATGCACTACGTGCGCACCCTGTGCACTCGCATCTCCACGTCCATATTCCAGATGGTGCGGCATCTCAACGAACTCAATCCGGGCGCGTACGAAGGGCTCAACGGCCGGTTCCAGGCCATCCAGGAACGGATCATGCCGCATATCGAGCCCGAGGTGCTCCGCCGACAGGAGCACGCCCTGGTCATCAATCTTGCCGACGTGGGGCGGGATCATGCAGACCTGTGCGGCCCCAAGATGGCCATGCTCGGCGAGGCCGGGCGGCAGCTGGGCATGCGCATCCCCGCCGGGTTCGTCATCACCACCGAGGCCTATCGCCGGTTCGTGGCCTCGGACGATCTGCGCATGGAGGTGGACCGGCTGATCCAGACCGCCGATCCTTCTGACCGCGAGGCCATGTTCCAGCTCTCCTCGCGCATCATGCAGATGATTATCGCCGCCGAGGTGCCCGACGAACTGGTCGAGGCCGTGGAGACGGCCTACGGACGGCTGTGCGAGGCCGCCGGACACGAGGTCAAGCTCGCGGTGCGTTCCTCGGCCCTTGGCGAGGACATCGAGGGCGCCTCCTTTGCCGGACAGTACCGCTCCATGCTCAACGTGGACCACTCCTCTCTGCTCTATGCCTACAGGGAAGTCGTGGCCTCCAAATATTCGCGGCAGGCCATGGCCTACCGGGTCTCTCGCGGCATCCGTGACGAGGACGTTGCCATGAGCGTGGGCTGCATGGTCATGGTCGAGGCCCGCGCCTCGGGCGTGACTTATTCGCGCAGCCCGGTAAACGTCCGCGACGACAATGTGGCCATCCAGTCGGTCTGGGGACTGCCCAAGACCGTGGTGGACGGCTCCGCGGAGACCGACGAACTGGTGGTGGCGCGGACTGAACCCATGAGCGTGGTTCTGCGCGAGGTGGCGCACAAGAAAAGCCAGTACGTCTGTCACGAGAACGTGGGCGTGTGCCGCACCGAGCTGCTGGACGGCAGGGGGGACGAGGTCTCTCTCACCGACGAGCAGGCCGTGCGCATTGCCGGACACGCTGTTCGGCTTGAGGAATATTTCGGCACGCCCCAGGACGTGGAGTGGGCCATCACTGAGGACGGCAGGTATCACCTGCTCCAATGCCGCCCGCTCATGCTGGTGGAAGGGGAGGAGCCCGAAGAGAAGGCTCGGCCCGCCGTGGCCTCCCCGCTGCCCGAGCCCGTTCTCTCGGGAGGCCGCATCGCCAGCCCCGGCGTGGGCGTGGGGCCGGTCCATGTCATCCGCAAGGACGCGGACACCCTGACCTTCCCGGACGGCGGGATCATGGTCCTGTCCCAGGCGTTGCCCAGCCGGGCGGCCCTGCTGGACCGTTGCAGCGCGGTGGTCTCCGAGCAGGGAGGTATTGCCGGGCACCTGGCCAACGTGGCCCGCGAGTTCGGGGTCCCGGCCCTGTTCGGCGTGAAGGGGGCGACGGATCGCCTTGAAAACGGCGCGATCGTCACCGTGGACGCTGACGGACATGCGGTCTACGACGGGGCGGTGGAGGCGCTGCTGGTGGAGAAACCCCGCCAGCGGGTCATGCGCGGGAGCCCGGTGCAGGGAGCGCTGCGCAAGGCGGCCCGGCACATCGTTCGGCTCAACCTGACCAACCCGGATTCCCCGGAGTTCCGCCCTGAGGGGTGCCGCACCCTGCACGATATAATGCGCTTCTGCCACGAGATGGCCGTGCGCGAGATGTTCGAATTTTCCACCCACGACGAATATGTCCAGGCCGCATCGCGTCAGCTCATCTGCGGCGTGCCCAAGCAGTTCTGGGTCCTGAACCTGGACGACGGGATCAAGCCCGAGGGCGAGCAGCGGGAGGACCGGTGCGTGCTCCTGGAGCACGTGGACTCCTTTCCCATGCGCGCCCTGTGGGAGGGCATGCAGGCCGTGCCCTGGGAGGGGCCGCCGCCGGTGCACGGCAAGGGACTCATGGCCGTCATGTTCGAGGCCACGGCCAACCCCAACCTGGTCACGGCGGGTCAGTCCCTGTACACGCAAAAGAATTATTTCATGATTTCGAAGAACTACTGCTGCCTACAGTCCCGTTTCGGGTTCCACTTCTGCGGGGTGGAGTCCCTGGTGGGCGAGCGCACCAGTGAGAATTACGCCTCCTTCCAGTTCAAGGGCGGGGCCGCGAACATGGAGCGGCGCATCCTGCGCGCCCGGTTCGTGGGCGACATTCTGGAGGAGTTCGACTTCCGTGTCCGCGTCCGGGGTGACAACATGCACGCCCGCGTGGAGGGGCTGGACAGGCAGGCCATGGCCTTCCGGCTCAAGGTTCTGGGCTATCTCATCACTCATACCCGTCAGCTCGACATGATCATGACCAACAAGGGTGAAGTGGCGAGGCGGCGTGAGCGCTTCTTTGCCGACTTCGCCATGTTCGGTGAAAAATAACTACCACGCCGGAGCGGTTGTTAGCAGATATGTACATTCTCGGCAGTAATATATAACAAGAATGTAAAAAAATGGATGACCGGCTGCGCGCCATCCGCCCGGAGATGGCGGCGGCAAGCCAACTGTCGGGAATGGCATCGTGTTTGCTTTATGGCCGCCATGCATCCTACCGTCCACGGGCTGAAGCTGACAGCCCTGCTCGCCATTTGCCAAGTTATCGACCAGGCCCTCGATCTGGAGTCGGCCCTGGAGGGCGTGCTGCGCATCATGTCCGAACAGCTCTCCATGCAGCGCGCCACAGTCACCCTGTACGATCCGGATACCGGAAATCTTTCCATCAACGCCTCCTACGGACTGACCAGCGAGGAGAAGCGGCGCGGCGTGTACAAGTTGGACGAGGGCGTCACAGGACGCATCTTCCAGACCGGCGAGCCGTACTACGTGCCCGACATCGACAAGGAACCGCTCTTCCTGGACAAGACCGGGTCCCGCAGGGTCAAGCGCGGCATGATCTCCTTCATCGGCGTGCCCATCATCCTGCATGGCGACCCCATCGGCGTGCTCAACGTAGACCGTCTCTTCGAGGACGAGATCGGCTTCGAGGAGGATGTGGATTTCCTCAAGGTAGTGGCAACGCTCATCGGCCAGTTCCTCAGTCTGAACGAGAAGATCCTCAAGCGGGAGGCGGTGCTCAAGCGCGAAAACACCTCCCTCAAGTACCAGATATCCAAGAAGTCCAAGGGTCCCTACATCGTGGGTCAGTCCGCGGCCATGGTCGAGGTCCAGCGCCAGATGGAGAAGGTGTCGCCCACGCGGGCCACTGTGCTCCTGCTCGGCGAGTCGGGTGTTGGCAAGACGCTCATCGCCCAGATCATCCATGAACTTTCGGAGCGCCAGGGCCACCCGTTCATCAAGGTCAACTGCGCCTCCATCCCCGGCAACCTGCTTGAGTCCGAACTGTTCGGCTATGAGAAGGGCGCGTTCACCGGGGCCTCGAATTCGCGGCCGGGCCGGTTCGAGGAAGCGGATACCGGCACCATCTTTCTTGA encodes the following:
- a CDS encoding substrate-binding periplasmic protein, which produces MRSASLRFVPVLWGLLFLLFAVDCQARTVRVGIGFAIPPYVIRESHAGIEVDVIRESLKAAGLEVEFVYLPNLRLPVEYAAGNVDGIATNTAYDLAGDSGRETYSSGTTIILQNYAVTLLTAEPVNSFDDMEDKRVLAFNNAVKYLGPDFGKMTKRNDRYSELADQSLQVRMLYSGRVDVVVADKRILLWWRDKLANSPLAQKLELKKPLRFNAVFPPSPRHVAFADPGLRDAFDRGLDTIRRSGLHAAILQRYLKSYAVK
- a CDS encoding sensor histidine kinase, whose product is MSDAHYYQGLAKSMMFTIILVSYAPLLLITLIAGYQYSVAYRAKVDAHLRELVLKHDQAVDAYLEEKVEELQVLAEAVGVERLRGDAGVARLHDVLARVHGSDFVDLGLVDCKGVQVAYSGPYKLLGANYADAPWYREVLERKVFISDVSLGLRGVPHFTIALLVPVNGQDWVLRTTLDFIGFNKLVEDILVGETGMAYIINRKGEFQTTPRRDMSGELSFLRKLAAGRAGDSELAHGRASMTVETNPATGRETLFVTSPLKSGDWLMVYQQDVDDAFSALDQARNLAVVVLLLGGIAITVMAYLMSRRMARKVELADVEKEMMNEQVIEAGKLASVGELAAGIAHEINNPVAIMVEEAGWIQDLLDEGLDQDDNEREVQRALRQIREQGVRCREITHKLLSFARKIDPTVERIDVNDMIMEMVEFCEQRARYANVAMEASLADDVAEVEGSASEVQQVLLNLINNAIDAMDPGGGNLDIMSRMEDGVVAVSISDTGCGIPQANLQRIFDPFFTTKPVGKGTGLGLSIIYGIVHKMGGDIAVKSVVNRGTTFTVRFPAAESSETVDAGDGEEL
- a CDS encoding acetate--CoA ligase family protein, which produces MSSQNHAFGSVQVAIDYHSITTLFERAHAEGRDALFEHEVYDLLRDSGAETPPRTVLLERDARPSDEELDALPGEKVVLKIVSPAIVHKTEVGGVRVVENTPGQVRSAWRRMLQEVPENFAAMLERDPAHAPARYAGLSGGELLDAVRRDIWGVLMVQFLRPDSQAFGNELIVGIRRTREFGMIIGAGLGGTDTELYAERFRKGQAMVATSTALADGEAFFELFRNTLSYKKLAGLTRGQRRIVTDAQLIECFSSFIDMANHYSPENPDAPFVIEELEINPFAYADYLMVPLDGMCRFSRPGSLPVPRPAGKIGNLLHPETIGIIGVSSTRRNFGRIILDNVIEAGFDPAKMTVIRPGLEEIGGVRCVPSLADLEEKLDLFVVAVGAEQVPRLVEDLVELDCAESVMLIPGGMGETAESEARAREVIGRIQAAHAQGGGPVFLGGNCMGVVSRPGNYDTWFIPDEKLPDFSHGRHHRAAFISQSGAFMLTRLSQCPLLDPAYMVSAGNQTDLTLGDLLGWFAQSDEVDVIAVYAEGFNDMDGLAFCRAVRRAVLAGKEVIFYKAGRTPEGRSATSGHTASLAGDYVVCESCVRQAGAVVADSFTQFENLFMLAERLHGKTIRSNRLAAVSGAGFEAVGMADSIQSDSYRMRLAALAGPTREQLDGLFMDHRLSKLVTVTNPLDMTPAANDFVHAEAIRILAGDPGVDAVVAGLDPLSPVMRTLADPEHKAFDFADERSIAARLADLLPTLDTPVIGVVDGGRLYDPLVDRLKEAGLCTFRTSDQAVAAIAQYIEGRLAADAIRRSARQGAMSR
- a CDS encoding response regulator, giving the protein MAAHLLLIDDEQPFVETMAKRLGKRGYTVATALSGEDGLKALDADHSVDVVILDVKMPGMDGIETLKRIKAEHPLVEVLMLTGHATVASAIDGMKSGAYDYMMKPCDIDELLAKVGEAYDQKQARETRILEARARHIELRRGD
- a CDS encoding response regulator: MTFDVLLVDDEADFLTPLRKRLVRRGLSVREANDGESALEAMTAAPADVCVLDVKMPGMDGLTLLTHIKNEWPLTEVVMLTGHASLEVALRGMELGAFDYLMKPVEFEELFYKLEDAAGRKRLHEEKLRRSEPGGRVG
- a CDS encoding substrate-binding periplasmic protein, with translation MRRYVLLAMAFLVLLPVPGWGAEYLHVISMVAPPRVMLIDGEVTGMAADLVKEGLTRAGYQFDIELVPWKRALYMIQSGTADALFYPIFTKERTEYFHYSPTPLFRIGLAALKRADSDIVIRPDFGGLDHLVLGIGLGFQYGPKGKEFMEKAHFVKIEATSSNNLGFLKLLDGRIDLLLMDSTLATHYLKQRSTLGKVDFARDEQGRIAILDYREGYLVFSRKTATAVDAANFSKALDSMIRDGTYDDIVNRYK
- a CDS encoding nitroreductase family protein encodes the protein MSLFTIDTDSCKRDGLCAAACPLGCIALDAEGYPIPHERKQAYCIGCGHCMAVCPTQAIRLDRFDDTGELLDRKNAATPEQVVQLLKGRRSVRAFKKEPLPEETLRELLDLTEYAPSGHNAHPVRWSVAATPERVAEAARATVDWMRGEVEAETERAAALHLAGIVKAWDRDIDIVCREAPALAVAHGPATGITPMEDGVIATAYLELAAHGLGLGACWCGYVQMAAGTDAALRELLGIPEEGRVYGALLLGRPARRYRFIPPRPGANVHWV
- a CDS encoding response regulator → MPDTAIRVLLVDDEAGFVDVLRKRMNKRGFAVSTAVSGTKGIQALRGDDFDVAVLDLKLEDMDGIEVLDIFKKMVPSMPVIMLTGHGSEQAARDGIARGAFDYLLKPCDLDDLLAKIREAVGVES